In a single window of the Balaenoptera acutorostrata chromosome 3, mBalAcu1.1, whole genome shotgun sequence genome:
- the LOC103019213 gene encoding small nuclear ribonucleoprotein Sm D1-like, whose translation MKFVRLGHEIVTTELKNRTKVHGTITDTLPLDALLVDVEPKVKSKKREAVAGRGRGRGRGQGRGRGRGRGGPRR comes from the exons ATGAAGTTCGTGAGATTGGGTCACGAAATTGTAACCACTGAATTAAAGAACAGAACAAAGGTCCATGGAACAATCACAG ACACCTTACCTCTGGATGCACTTCTCGTGGATGTTGAACCAAAGGTGAAGTCTAAGAAAAGGGAAGCTGTTGCAGGAAGAGGccgaggaagaggaagaggccaAGGCcgaggcagaggcagaggaagagggggTCCTAGGCGATAA